The nucleotide sequence AATTTCCGGCCTGAGTATCAGATGGCTGCTGTTGTACTGTTTGATCAGAGTTTTGAGTGGTGGAACTGTTTTCAGACGTAGTAACCGGCTGTGTTGGTTTAGAATTTTTTTGGTTTATATCGAAAATTCCGATTACATAAAGTCCAGTAGCACACAAAAGAATAAAAATGAGTATAAATATAATCACCCATTTTTTCCAATTACTTTTTCCCGTATATCTGTGCAGTCTATCGTTCATATGACACCTCTGATTAGTCATAAGTATATTATATATTTATTTAATATATAATTATTAAAATTATTATATGTCATTAAAGACAATTCTGTCAACTGTATGCAAATATAAAAGGCAGTAAGCTTTATCTTAAGCCTACTGCCCTATTTTTTGAATCTTATTAAATTAATTATTACAATGTATGATTTTAGAAGGACATTTTTCGGCACACACTCCACAACCGGTGCATTTTTCAAAGTCTATTTGAGCAACGTTGTTTATAATCGCAATTGCTCCAAATTCACAGGCTTTTTCGCAAATGCGGCAGGAAATGCATCCGACGCTGCACTGCTTGCGAACAGCAGGACCTTTATCGAGCGATGAACAGGCAACGGCATATGCACTGTCGTATGGCGTAAGCGTTATTAGATTCTTAGGGCAGGAAGAAATACATAAACCACATGCGGTGCATTTTTCTTTATCAACAACAGCAACCCCGTTTTCGATTTTTAATGCACCGAATGAACATGCTTTTACGCAGGTGCCAAAACCGATACAGGCGTATTTGCACATTTTGTCTCCACCGCCTAAACGCATAACAGCGTTGCAGTCGTGTTCGCCTTTGTATTCGTATTTTTTTATTGCTGAGTTTGCTGATCCTGCACAACGTACAAATGCATTTTTTCTTTCCTCGGCTATTTCTTCTGTACCCATGATTGCGGCTACTTTAGCAGCAACTTTTGTGCCTCCAACAGGACAGCCGTTGATTTTTGCTCTTCCCTCAGCAACTGCTGTTGCAAAAGCGGAGCATCCGGCATATCCGCATCCACCGCAGTTTGCACCAGTAAGGACTTCTTGTATCTGAGGTATTCTTTCGTCTTTTTCAACAGCAAATATTTTTGATGCGAATGCAAGCGTTATACCAAATAAAAGCCCCATAATGCTAAGGGCGAGCACCGCATATAAAATTGGCATTATCATAATTGACTCCATGCTGCGCAGCTAAAAAATGGCGCTGCGAGCCCCTTTTACGGTAAGCGGGCAAACCGATTTATAATATCAAATTCTCTTACAGCGGAAGCTTAAGACCCTGAAATCCCATAAATGCCATAGAAAGCAGTGAAGCAGCAACGAGAGCCATAGGGAATCCCTGAAATGCTTTTGGAATGTCACTGTAAGCAAGTCTTTCTCGTACGCCTGAAAAGATTACGATTGCAAGCATAAAACCAACGGCAGCGGAAAAACCGAATACCACTGATTCTATAAAGTTATATCCTCGTTGTATATTTAATAAAGCAGATCCGAGCACAGCGCAGTTTGTCGTTATGAGAGGAAGATATATGCCAAGAGCTTGGTAGAGCGCCGGCATTATCTTTTGGAGTGCCATCTCAACAAACTGAACCAAGGTTGCTATTACTAGAATAAACGCAACGGTTTGCATGTACTGCAGGTGCAGAGGCACTAAAATAAAATTATTAACT is from Bacillota bacterium and encodes:
- a CDS encoding RnfABCDGE type electron transport complex subunit B, which produces MIMPILYAVLALSIMGLLFGITLAFASKIFAVEKDERIPQIQEVLTGANCGGCGYAGCSAFATAVAEGRAKINGCPVGGTKVAAKVAAIMGTEEIAEERKNAFVRCAGSANSAIKKYEYKGEHDCNAVMRLGGGDKMCKYACIGFGTCVKACSFGALKIENGVAVVDKEKCTACGLCISSCPKNLITLTPYDSAYAVACSSLDKGPAVRKQCSVGCISCRICEKACEFGAIAIINNVAQIDFEKCTGCGVCAEKCPSKIIHCNN
- the rsxA gene encoding electron transport complex subunit RsxA; protein product: MTSILLIVINAILIENFVLVKFLGICPFLGVSKKTDTAIGMGMAVVFTITLSSALTWAVNNFILVPLHLQYMQTVAFILVIATLVQFVEMALQKIMPALYQALGIYLPLITTNCAVLGSALLNIQRGYNFIESVVFGFSAAVGFMLAIVIFSGVRERLAYSDIPKAFQGFPMALVAASLLSMAFMGFQGLKLPL